In the genome of Arachis stenosperma cultivar V10309 chromosome 6, arast.V10309.gnm1.PFL2, whole genome shotgun sequence, the window GGAACTGAGAGAATCCTAGCCTCATGCCTGTCTTCCATTCGAGCATCCTGTGGACCATATCCGCGAATTTGAGAAGGCAGCCCACGTAATCCACCCATCTGAGCAACAGGTGAAGGTAACATAGATGCCCCTCTCAGACCAAAATCTACAGGATTTTTTCTTGCTGGATTATTGCCCAGACCACGACCCAACCTACCTGTTTGGGCCTGCCTCTCTTGGGTAGCATCTCTGTGCACCTCCTCAATCTTCTTTGGACCTTCAACTTTCCTCCTTTGTTGCCATTTGTTCTTTCTTAAATCGATGGCATCTTTCAACATGAACCTCACCCTCGAAGATAAATTCATGTTGTTTGATAATGATTTCATCCTTTCAAAATATACATCTATATGAACCTTGGCTTTGGGATGGTCAATCATCTCCCCAATCGTACTCATGAGCTTGCACAAAGCCTCAATATCTTCTTCATCCGGATCCTGATGCTGACCTAATAACTTCTTGATGCACTCATGCATAATCCTCTCTGTTAACATTTTCTTCTTATACAGTTCTCCTATCAATCTGATATTACCCAGCATGCGTCTTCTTGCCTTTATCCTTTTCTCTTCCCTTTGTTCATTAGATTGCTTGACCTCACCTTCATCCGCCTTGTTTGCTTCTTCCTGCTCTCTTTCACCCCTCTCAAATTCTTCCTGACACTTGTTCAGTAATAATCTCTTAAAAGTTATCTTCTCATTGTCTTCACTAAAATCAGGCAACTCAGCAGCCAAATGTGAACAGAAATTGGCATACATTTCACAGAAGGTAGGTTCCATCAAAGCCTTCTCAAATATTTGTGAGATGACACCAGTGAGAGTTACTGCATTGTCAATGTTAACTGCTTTTACCTGCTCAAAAAGCTTCTCAAAATTCTGAGGAgtcaatttatttaatatagCTTTCAATTGCCTCTGCTTGGCCTCTTCCACATCTGTCACTTTACCGATTTCATACTTCTTTTCAGCTTTGTGCATCATCTGCAAAGGACTTTGAGGAGGAGAAGGAACCAAAACCCTTTGCTGGAAGCTTGAAGCACGCTGCCACCTTTCACTGTCACAGCTGTTTCTTGGCATTCCTCCCAGATTTCCCATGGATTGCATTGGCCCAGAAAGAATCCCTCCAGCTCCAGCATATGGCAGAGGCGAGCGAGGATTCCTTAATACACCAAAATTGCCTCCTTGAACTGGACGAAATCCTGCATTACCTCCAATACTATCCAAACGCATACCAGAATGAAAAGCATTGGAAACTTTACTCCACTTGTCTTCCTCAGTAATACCACCACCACGGCGATCCATCCGAGACATCCCACTAGGCCTATCTATAATCCTTCCAGGAGAAGGATGCGGATCATGTGAACTACTAATGTTGGCACTGATCAAAGCCTCCGCAATATCTGCTGTGATTTCAAATCCTTCAGGAAGATCGGTGCACTGCTCTGCAAACTTCAAAAGGAAATCTCGAGAGTACCTCTTCATAATGACTACACATCCATCAATAACCTGTTCAGTTTGATCTGAAACTTCAAGTTTTGGTGAAGACGTGTCAGCAGCATCCTCCCAATCATCAAGTTCAGCCTTATTCTCCCTACATTGCTCACCTGCTATAGCATCTGGCTGAGCAGCATTAGTAGACAACTGCTCCAAACTTCCAGAAGTAGAAACTCTTGCCACTTCTTCTGAGCTAACAACAgcatctttcttctcttcagGTCCCTTGTATGCATTATAAAGATCAGAGGTTGACCCAGCAGCATCTGCTTTCTGAAgaatctcttttcttttctttttcgccttagatgtagtttttaccttattttgatctaaaattgATCTATCATTAGTATCTGGTGCTGGAAGAAAAACTACACTGCCAGCATTCTCTATACCATCATCGAAATGTTCTGATGTTGTTTCTGGAATATCAGATGAATTCTGGTCTAATGTCGGAGAACTTACAACAGCTTCACTACTAACTGCAATATCATCTCTACTCAAACAAACATCTGTAGAAGAACCCAATGCAGTAGGGTTTTTGTTTACACATTCTGGAATACAGCTTGTAGTTTCATCCAGCTCCCGTTTACATCCTTGAATAGATGATATTTCAGTATTTTCACCCATTTCTGAATCTTTATTCTTTGGAAGTTTATCCAGTTGTgaaaattcatctagctcatcaTTCTTTTTCAAACTATCCGCAGCTTGAGCAACAGGTCCTTCAGCTGAAACATGAGTAGAAGGTTCTACAGCACCATTTCTTTTTGCTTCAGCATGAGGCATACTCAAAGGGGGAGTTGGTAATGTATCTTCAGTCGTTGTTGTGATATCTTCACTGATAACAGCTGCAGAATGGTTTGTTTTAGTTACTACAGTTTCAGAATCCCCAGTAGATCTCTCAACAGCTTGGGAAGACACATATGAAACAGTAGGAGACTGTACAACCTGTGAGGGGTAAAAAGTCAATACCAGAAAGAAAACTAATAAATAAAGAGCCATAAGATGTCTCAAGAACAAAATTCTCTAACATACTGGATGCTGTAATTGGCCTTCCTTCTGTACCTTCTTATTATCTTTCAAAGAATTTGACCTACTCAGAGATTCCTTCCCCTTTTCTTCATTATTAGACACAACTAAAACAGCCTCCTCATTCACAGCAGATGAAGGCTTCATGGGAGCAGCTGTAACCTTAGTATATGCAGCAGATTGTTTTGGCAATGAGCTCAAAACTGAAGAATCACCGGATAACTTAGACTGTTCCAACGAAGCCTCAGAGGAGGTTTCAGAACCTTTTTGTGGCAAAGAGGAGCTAGCATTACCAGACACTACTGAAGCTCTGGCAGGGTCACTCTTTTGGGCAGCAGAAATATTGGAATTGGCAACTGACGAGTCCACAACACCAGACCCACTACTAAGTTTAACAGACACAGAGGTTGCTCCTGTTGAAGATTGTGAGATAGCATTATGCACATCCCGGGAAAATTTTGGATTTGATGATTCAACAATGCCAGGGATATGATTGACAACTTTATTAACAGGTAGTGAACTATGAGAAGATGAATTCATGAAACTAACATTTTGGGGACCCTGGCTCACTGCATAATTAAATCTCAGTGGCTGAGAATTTGGTGTTATCTGACTACTACTAGAGGGTTGATAGAAGGGAGCATGGGATGGATAGTAATTAATAGGATGAGAAACTGGCATTGCAGGTTGAGATTGAGAAGACACACTAGAGTAAGATTTAGCACCGGATGACCCACCATCTGAATACGTGTCTGCCCTTTTATCAAGCCTAAGTTCCTCATGGGTCTCAGGATGAGTTATCTTGACAGGAGTAGTTTTACGAGGAGCAAATTTTCCTCCTTGCTGTGGGGAATATTGTGGGCCAATGCTAATGCCCATGCTACCTAACTGATGGGGCAATTGAGAGACCATTTGAGGAGTAAAACTCATGTTTTGGCTCTGATGAATGAGTCCTTGATGCATCTGATGAGGTTGAAGGCCTGGAACAAAGACCTGCTGCTGCACTTGTGGAGCATTTCCAACTGGCAAAGGCATAGGTAAAGGCATCTGATGAGATGCTGTTGGCATACCCTGGGATTGAATCTGTGGATTCGGACCACCAAACTGTACAGATGCCTGGGGCTGATGATACGTCATTGGCATTGAAATTCCACTTAAAGGAACAACAGAAGGCTTTTGCATCTGGCTTCCAGGAGGCAATGCTGACACCTGCATATCTTTCTTTGCCCTAGTCCCAGCATGAGATTGATCAGTAATACCTGTATCCTTCTTCACAGGGTGCTGTTTTGGAACAGGAGGTgctggtgttggtgttggtgttggtgctGGTGCTGGTGCTGGTGCTGGTGCTGGAGCAGGTTTAAAAGAATCATAGCGGGCCTGAAAGTTACACAACTAGATTTCATGAAAGATAATAATACTTGAATTACCATGAGAACAAGTAAAGCCCATTATCTCAACTTCAAATAGACTGAGTATAAAATCACAGATACACTTCTTTTACTGATTTCATTTccgaaaataataatttctAGCCAGAGAAGTCAACAATTAGAATTTCTTACTTTATGGATTAGATGCTGTTAGCAAATTTATATTGTTCTACAAATAACAGGGAAATAAAGGGCAGAAAATAATAAGATGCATACCTGATCACGCTTCTGCTCATCTAAATTGGGTGGAGCTGAGCTTGTGCGAGCAGGAATCtgaatattattataatagaaCAACATCAACTCCTCATGAAATTCCAGGCtttaaataatacataaataaagTTTAGAGATACATTAAGTGATACAAAGATAAGAGAAACTTACTGCCATTCCATTCATAAAACCTGGACTAATAGATCCAAATTGGACAGGAAATGCCTTGGATGCATCTCCTAGGGCACAAAACAGTATTCAAAAACACTCTCAGAAGTCACATATAACAAAATTCCCTTCATGTTAAAATGTTATATTTATGAGCATTCAGAAATATTGACTTATTCTATATATATGAACCAACATGGATAACAACATACCCTTAGCAGGGGTTGTCAAAGCAGCTGAATCAGAACTCAAGGTGGGAGGTTGAGAAGTAGGAGCTTTTGGAACAGCTCTGGTTGTCCTCTGAGCATTTGAGGATTCTGATGACTTGACACTGGTATTGGTAACGGGTGCATCAGATCCTCCTATTATTCATCGTGGATGAATAATGTTCATAAAAGACAATCACATTTACCAAACACTCAGTCATGTAACATAACTTTCAGGCCAGATAACATAAGTACATAACTAGTAAATGTACACTTCATTCAAAATAATATCTACCAAAAAAGTATTTTGCAAAATCTGGGGAAATATTGCTAAAACTTACCATGAAATTGAGGCTGTACATGGCTACCATTTGGTGCAGTCCGGGTTGCATAAGTACTATTAGACTCGGTTAGTGCAGAAGGGTTTACCCTAGATTGCCCACCTTGTGCATTATTAGACTTCTTGTTAAAACTAACACAAGTAACAGCCATAAAAAATTATCAGAACATCATTATTcaaaagaaaagcaagaaaTGAAAACTAACACCTCTTACATTTTTTGTATCaaataagaattttattatAACACAAAATAAGACAAAATGCTAATGAaaacaaccaaaaaaaaaaacaggggaaaagaaaaatcaacaaACACAACTTTATACTCGTTTATCACATCTCAAATAAATGTCCCTCAGGAATGATCATTTGCTTTGCACAAAGTAGAAGTCAAATTGCTAACTTTATCCAAAAAATATGCACGACACTCCCACCAAAACCCCACAAAACAATGGCACATACTACAGCCTGCAACTAATGATCCGGATTCTGGAAATTGATTCAAGGTTCTAAGGCACTCCCAAATATACTTGTACCAAA includes:
- the LOC130935778 gene encoding eukaryotic translation initiation factor 4G-like isoform X2, with amino-acid sequence MSFNQSKSDKSDAAYRKSGRSAGFNQQRGSSGGAYGRGGGAAPSPSLSSNRSFNKKSNNAQGGQSRVNPSALTESNSTYATRTAPNGSHVQPQFHGGSDAPVTNTSVKSSESSNAQRTTRAVPKAPTSQPPTLSSDSAALTTPAKGDASKAFPVQFGSISPGFMNGMAIPARTSSAPPNLDEQKRDQARYDSFKPAPAPAPAPAPAPTPTPTPAPPVPKQHPVKKDTGITDQSHAGTRAKKDMQVSALPPGSQMQKPSVVPLSGISMPMTYHQPQASVQFGGPNPQIQSQGMPTASHQMPLPMPLPVGNAPQVQQQVFVPGLQPHQMHQGLIHQSQNMSFTPQMVSQLPHQLGSMGISIGPQYSPQQGGKFAPRKTTPVKITHPETHEELRLDKRADTYSDGGSSGAKSYSSVSSQSQPAMPVSHPINYYPSHAPFYQPSSSSQITPNSQPLRFNYAVSQGPQNVSFMNSSSHSSLPVNKVVNHIPGIVESSNPKFSRDVHNAISQSSTGATSVSVKLSSGSGVVDSSVANSNISAAQKSDPARASVVSGNASSSLPQKGSETSSEASLEQSKLSGDSSVLSSLPKQSAAYTKVTAAPMKPSSAVNEEAVLVVSNNEEKGKESLSRSNSLKDNKKVVQSPTVSYVSSQAVERSTGDSETVVTKTNHSAAVISEDITTTTEDTLPTPPLSMPHAEAKRNGAVEPSTHVSAEGPVAQAADSLKKNDELDEFSQLDKLPKNKDSEMGENTEISSIQGCKRELDETTSCIPECVNKNPTALGSSTDVCLSRDDIAVSSEAVVSSPTLDQNSSDIPETTSEHFDDGIENAGSVVFLPAPDTNDRSILDQNKVKTTSKAKKKRKEILQKADAAGSTSDLYNAYKGPEEKKDAVVSSEEVARVSTSGSLEQLSTNAAQPDAIAGEQCRENKAELDDWEDAADTSSPKLEVSDQTEQVIDGCVVIMKRYSRDFLLKFAEQCTDLPEGFEITADIAEALISANISSSHDPHPSPGRIIDRPSGMSRMDRRGGGITEEDKWSKVSNAFHSGMRLDSIGGNAGFRPVQGGNFGVLRNPRSPLPYAGAGGILSGPMQSMGNLGGMPRNSCDSERWQRASSFQQRVLVPSPPQSPLQMMHKAEKKYEIGKVTDVEEAKQRQLKAILNKLTPQNFEKLFEQVKAVNIDNAVTLTGVISQIFEKALMEPTFCEMYANFCSHLAAELPDFSEDNEKITFKRLLLNKCQEEFERGEREQEEANKADEGEVKQSNEQREEKRIKARRRMLGNIRLIGELYKKKMLTERIMHECIKKLLGQHQDPDEEDIEALCKLMSTIGEMIDHPKAKVHIDVYFERMKSLSNNMNLSSRVRFMLKDAIDLRKNKWQQRRKVEGPKKIEEVHRDATQERQAQTGRLGRGLGNNPARKNPVDFGLRGASMLPSPVAQMGGLRGLPSQIRGYGPQDARMEDRHEARILSVPMSQRLGDDSITLGPQGGLARGMSLRGSTAVSSSTSFNGYTNLAEGSPYSSREGLASRYIPDRFAARTASDQSSAQERNINYGNRDPRNADGNFDMPVVTSPSQLQGTAVSQIPSSERVYPEERLLDMSMAAIREYYSARDEKEVVLCVKDLNSPSFHPSMVSIWVTDSFERKNTERDLLAQLLVNLVKSQDGILSQAQLIKGFESVLSTLEDSVNDAPKAPEFLGRIFAKAVTEHVVSLKEIGQLIHDGGDEPGSLLEAGLAADVLGNTLEVIKMEKGDDVLSEIRTSSNLRLETFRPPEPLKSRKLESFI
- the LOC130935778 gene encoding eukaryotic translation initiation factor 4G-like isoform X3; protein product: MSFNQSKSDKSDAAYRKSGRSAGFNQQRGSSGGAYGRGGGAAPSPSLSSNRSFNKKSNNAQGGQSRVNPSALTESNSTYATRTAPNGSHVQPQFHGGSDAPVTNTSVKSSESSNAQRTTRAVPKAPTSQPPTLSSDSAALTTPAKGDASKAFPVQFGSISPGFMNGMAIPARTSSAPPNLDEQKRDQARYDSFKPAPAPAPAPAPAPTPTPTPAPPVPKQHPVKKDTGITDQSHAGTRAKKDMQVSALPPGSQMQKPSVVPLSGISMPMTYHQPQASVQFGGPNPQIQSQGMPTASHQMPLPMPLPVGNAPQVQQQVFVPGLQPHQMHQGLIHQSQNMSFTPQMVSQLPHQLGSMGISIGPQYSPQQGGKFAPRKTTPVKITHPETHEELRLDKRADTYSDGGSSGAKSYSSVSSQSQPAMPVSHPINYYPSHAPFYQPSSSSQITPNSQPLRFNYAVSQGPQNVSFMNSSSHSSLPVNKVVNHIPGIVESSNPKFSRDVHNAISQSSTGATSVSVKLSSGSGVVDSSVANSNISAAQKSDPARASVVSGNASSSLPQKGSETSSEASLEQSKLSGDSSVLSSLPKQSAAYTKVTAAPMKPSSAVNEEAVLVVSNNEEKGKESLSRSNSLKDNKKVQKEGQLQHPVVQSPTVSYVSSQAVERSTGDSETVVTKTNHSAAVISEDITTTTEDTLPTPPLSMPHAEAKRNGAVEPSTHVSAEGPVAQAADSLKKNDELDEFSQLDKLPKNKDSEMGENTEISSIQGCKRELDETTSCIPECVNKNPTALGSSTDVCLSRDDIAVSSEAVVSSPTLDQNSSDIPETTSEHFDDGIENAGSVVFLPAPDTNDRSILDQNKVKTTSKAKKKRKEILQKADAAGSTSDLYNAYKGPEEKKDAVVSSEEVARVSTSGSLEQLSTNAAQPDAIAGEQCRENKAELDDWEDAADTSSPKLEVSDQTEQVIDGCVVIMKRYSRDFLLKFAEQCTDLPEGFEITADIAEALISANISSSHDPHPSPGRIIDRPSGMSRMDRRGGGITEEDKWSKVSNAFHSGMRLDSIGGNAGFRPVQGGNFGVLRNPRSPLPYAGAGGILSGPMQSMGNLGGMPRNSCDSERWQRASSFQQRVLVPSPPQSPLQMMHKAEKKYEIGKVTDVEEAKQRQLKAILNKLTPQNFEKLFEQVKAVNIDNAVTLTGVISQIFEKALMEPTFCEMYANFCSHLAAELPDFSEDNEKITFKRLLLNKCQEEFERGEREQEEANKADEGEVKQSNEQREEKRIKARRRMLGNIRLIGELYKKKMLTERIMHECIKKLLGQHQDPDEEDIEALCKLMSTIGEMIDHPKAKVHIDVYFERMKSLSNNMNLSSRVRFMLKDAIDLRKNKWQQRRKVEGPKKIEEVHRDATQERQAQTGRLGRGLGNNPARKNPVDFGLRGASMLPSPVAQMGGLRGLPSQIRGYGPQDARMEDRHEARILSVPMSQRLGDDSITLGPQGGLARGMSLRGSTAVSSSTSFNGYTNLAEGSPYSSREGLASRYIPDRFAARTASDQSSAQERNINYGNRDPRNADGNFDMPVVTSPSQLQGTAVSQIPSSERVYPEERLLDMSMAAIREYYRSFNTSEKYKRR
- the LOC130935778 gene encoding eukaryotic translation initiation factor 4G-like isoform X1, producing MSFNQSKSDKSDAAYRKSGRSAGFNQQRGSSGGAYGRGGGAAPSPSLSSNRSFNKKSNNAQGGQSRVNPSALTESNSTYATRTAPNGSHVQPQFHGGSDAPVTNTSVKSSESSNAQRTTRAVPKAPTSQPPTLSSDSAALTTPAKGDASKAFPVQFGSISPGFMNGMAIPARTSSAPPNLDEQKRDQARYDSFKPAPAPAPAPAPAPTPTPTPAPPVPKQHPVKKDTGITDQSHAGTRAKKDMQVSALPPGSQMQKPSVVPLSGISMPMTYHQPQASVQFGGPNPQIQSQGMPTASHQMPLPMPLPVGNAPQVQQQVFVPGLQPHQMHQGLIHQSQNMSFTPQMVSQLPHQLGSMGISIGPQYSPQQGGKFAPRKTTPVKITHPETHEELRLDKRADTYSDGGSSGAKSYSSVSSQSQPAMPVSHPINYYPSHAPFYQPSSSSQITPNSQPLRFNYAVSQGPQNVSFMNSSSHSSLPVNKVVNHIPGIVESSNPKFSRDVHNAISQSSTGATSVSVKLSSGSGVVDSSVANSNISAAQKSDPARASVVSGNASSSLPQKGSETSSEASLEQSKLSGDSSVLSSLPKQSAAYTKVTAAPMKPSSAVNEEAVLVVSNNEEKGKESLSRSNSLKDNKKVQKEGQLQHPVVQSPTVSYVSSQAVERSTGDSETVVTKTNHSAAVISEDITTTTEDTLPTPPLSMPHAEAKRNGAVEPSTHVSAEGPVAQAADSLKKNDELDEFSQLDKLPKNKDSEMGENTEISSIQGCKRELDETTSCIPECVNKNPTALGSSTDVCLSRDDIAVSSEAVVSSPTLDQNSSDIPETTSEHFDDGIENAGSVVFLPAPDTNDRSILDQNKVKTTSKAKKKRKEILQKADAAGSTSDLYNAYKGPEEKKDAVVSSEEVARVSTSGSLEQLSTNAAQPDAIAGEQCRENKAELDDWEDAADTSSPKLEVSDQTEQVIDGCVVIMKRYSRDFLLKFAEQCTDLPEGFEITADIAEALISANISSSHDPHPSPGRIIDRPSGMSRMDRRGGGITEEDKWSKVSNAFHSGMRLDSIGGNAGFRPVQGGNFGVLRNPRSPLPYAGAGGILSGPMQSMGNLGGMPRNSCDSERWQRASSFQQRVLVPSPPQSPLQMMHKAEKKYEIGKVTDVEEAKQRQLKAILNKLTPQNFEKLFEQVKAVNIDNAVTLTGVISQIFEKALMEPTFCEMYANFCSHLAAELPDFSEDNEKITFKRLLLNKCQEEFERGEREQEEANKADEGEVKQSNEQREEKRIKARRRMLGNIRLIGELYKKKMLTERIMHECIKKLLGQHQDPDEEDIEALCKLMSTIGEMIDHPKAKVHIDVYFERMKSLSNNMNLSSRVRFMLKDAIDLRKNKWQQRRKVEGPKKIEEVHRDATQERQAQTGRLGRGLGNNPARKNPVDFGLRGASMLPSPVAQMGGLRGLPSQIRGYGPQDARMEDRHEARILSVPMSQRLGDDSITLGPQGGLARGMSLRGSTAVSSSTSFNGYTNLAEGSPYSSREGLASRYIPDRFAARTASDQSSAQERNINYGNRDPRNADGNFDMPVVTSPSQLQGTAVSQIPSSERVYPEERLLDMSMAAIREYYSARDEKEVVLCVKDLNSPSFHPSMVSIWVTDSFERKNTERDLLAQLLVNLVKSQDGILSQAQLIKGFESVLSTLEDSVNDAPKAPEFLGRIFAKAVTEHVVSLKEIGQLIHDGGDEPGSLLEAGLAADVLGNTLEVIKMEKGDDVLSEIRTSSNLRLETFRPPEPLKSRKLESFI